Genomic window (Elgaria multicarinata webbii isolate HBS135686 ecotype San Diego chromosome 16, rElgMul1.1.pri, whole genome shotgun sequence):
gttccccagcaactggtgtacataagcaggTGCTGGAGGCAGCCGATAGGTAtacatggagatgccaggcattgaatctgggaccttctgcatgtaaagtaggtgctctaccattgagctatgtgCCATGCTTTTGGTTCCTTTCCCCCAATCCAATTTCATataaccctccccccccaccaaaaacaaacaatactAAGTCCCTGCCTATGATCAGCTTGGCATGAACTATTGATAAGATAATGCTAATGGTGCAGCCTATATAGCAGAAGGAGATGCAAAGCGTTGCATTATGTGATAGCTGTTTCACACTTCCAAGAAACCCCGGTAGAGATCTGTGCTGACGTGCAGTAAGACCATCCATTCTTGGCATCATAGCCTGGTGAGCAATGTCTCTCCTCATTGCTAAAGTATATGAGTTTGTCTATCTGGACTACCTGAGAAGAGTGGGAGGGCTAAAAACAAAGAGAGTTGTGGGTTCTTTTCTggctcactccccccccccccccaagatctaAGCCAAAGAACCATCCCACAATCCCCTGCTCATTCCCCTTCCAGAAGTTAATGGGGTCAGTCACTCACCCCGTCCATTCTGGTTGGGTCTGTAGATGCTGCCCACGCTCACCCGGGCTTGGTTAACACCTTGGCTCTCTGGAATCTGCTGGGGAGGCTCGGCGTTCCGGATGGGAAGGTAAGGTTCGGGCCTAGGGACCCCATGGGGGTCTAAGGGCCGGAAAGGGGGCTGAGGTTCCACATTGCGAGGAGGAACGTACGGCTCCGCTGGCACATCCTGAAATGGAGGATATTGTCCTGCCCATTGCTCATTCCCGTACCTGGTGCCGGCATTGACAGGAGACCCTGGGTTGATGTGCAAGTTGTCTGCTACAGGAACCCCTTGGCCcacagactgttggttctgggtgGATGCATAAGGGTCCTGGACACTTTGGTCATAGTTCGTTCCAGCGTCATGATAGAGGCTGTGTGAGTATCTTCTGTCTAAGCCATCTGCCGGTGGAAGTTGTTGGGGAACAGGCACGTAGGGTCTCTCCTGGGTGGGGTAGTATCCTTGTGCTCTGTGAGGACTCTGGTCTTCCGCATACTCCTCATATCTCACCCTGGGTTGGAAAGGGTATACGACTCCTGCACTGGCAGCCGCTGCGGCCACAGCGCCCCCACCAGTTCCTGTCGTGCGATAATAGGTGTAGCTCTCGTCGTAGGCGCGGGGCACCTGCTGCGGGTCGTAGGTCTCATACTGGTTGACGTACGGCGGCTGAGGGTAAGAGGCCTGGGGGTAGAGCTGCCCATATGAGGCATGCGaaaaggaggaggcagaggcagaagaGGCCGAGCCAAGCTGACGCTGCCGAGCGGTGGGCGACCAAGGccgttgggagttggaggtaccgTCTCCGGTGGCTGCATCCCTCCAGTTGTCTGGGACTTGTCCGAAGCCAAATGGATGCCGTGTCTGTCCTCGGACGGTGTCAGATCCTGCCCTGACTGGCAAGGTGGGGGCTTGCCGTCGAGTGTTCCCTGGAACCCTCCTGCCTTGGTTTGGGGCGGCGTCGGCCAGCATGACCCTTGTGCTGCTGTCTGCCCTCACCTGGCTAGCCGGGACATACTCCGAGCCCGAATTCAGGAGGCTGTACAGTCTGCCGTTGTTCTCCCACTGGATCATCTGCCTCCAGTGTCCACTATCCGTGTTGCCCCCCTGGGGATGCTGCCCATGGACCAGCAGGAAAACACCAAAGCCCAGGAAAGCCCACAGGTCCCAGAAgccatgagatgtcatggtgaTGTCAAGTTCAAAGGGGTCAACCTCAAGGGATGTTGTTTGGGAGGTGAAGTCACGGAAAAACAGCCCGGAGGTTCTCCTGTGGCAGTTTGCGCTTTCTCTTTCTTCGCTGCCTTGCCTTCTTCCTTAGGTGAATAAATCTCAACTCTGTCCATTCCTGGCTTCTTTTAAGCTGCTCCGGGTGTCTTCTGCAAGCTTCATGTCCAACTTGTGAAGGAGAAGAATTAGCGAGGAATGCAGCTTTGTAGAACTCAAAAGCGTCTGGg
Coding sequences:
- the LOXL1 gene encoding lysyl oxidase homolog 1 — translated: MTSHGFWDLWAFLGFGVFLLVHGQHPQGGNTDSGHWRQMIQWENNGRLYSLLNSGSEYVPASQVRADSSTRVMLADAAPNQGRRVPGNTRRQAPTLPVRAGSDTVRGQTRHPFGFGQVPDNWRDAATGDGTSNSQRPWSPTARQRQLGSASSASASSFSHASYGQLYPQASYPQPPYVNQYETYDPQQVPRAYDESYTYYRTTGTGGGAVAAAAASAGVVYPFQPRVRYEEYAEDQSPHRAQGYYPTQERPYVPVPQQLPPADGLDRRYSHSLYHDAGTNYDQSVQDPYASTQNQQSVGQGVPVADNLHINPGSPVNAGTRYGNEQWAGQYPPFQDVPAEPYVPPRNVEPQPPFRPLDPHGVPRPEPYLPIRNAEPPQQIPESQGVNQARVSVGSIYRPNQNGRGLPDLVPDPNYVQASTYVQRAHLYSLRCAAEEKCLASTAYTPEATDYDVRVLLRFPQRVKNQGTADFLPNRARHTWEWHSCHQHYHSMDEFSHYDLLDAATGKKVAEGHKASFCLEDTTCDFGNLKRYACTSHTQGLSPGCYDTYNADIDCQWIDITDVQPGNYILKVQVNPKYIVMESDFTNNVVRCNVHYTGRYVATTNCKISQS